The following is a genomic window from Enterobacteriaceae endosymbiont of Plateumaris consimilis.
TACATACTGTTTTGCGGTAGTTTATTTTTATTAATTTTTTCTAACGTTTGTTTATCAGCTACAAAATATATACAAGATGTACATTATGAATTAATAAAAAAATCTCCAAAAATAATTCATTATCCTAAAACTCCAATTACAGAATTTTTTTCTTTTTTATGTCCTCATTGTTATGATTTTTATAATATGACTCAAACAAAAAATTTACTAGTTAAAAATTTTTTAAAAAATTTACAAATTAAAAAATATCATATAGATAGTATGGGAGATACAAAATTAGCTAAATTAGCTACTTATAATTGGAGTATAGCTATAGCGTTAAATGTTGAAAATAAAGTTATTATAGCAATATTTGAAGGTATACAAAAATCTCATAAAATTTATAATTATTCAACTATGAAAAAAATATTTATTAAAGCAGCTAATATAGACAAAAATATTTATGATGCAGCATGGAATAGTTTTATAGTTAAAGCATTAAATGCAAAACAAATAGAATTAGCTAACGCTTGGAATGTTACATCAATACCATTTATTGTAGTTAATAACAAATACCATATAATATTAGATTCATTAAATTTTACATCTACAAATATTTTTCTTAATGATTATATAAATCTTATAAAAGTTCTTTTAAAAAAAGAAAATTAAATAATGTAAATTTTGATAAAATATTTTTTATAAAAATATATAATATATGAAAAAAAAACTAATATTAATAGACGGATCGTTTTATTTATATAGAGCTTATTATGCTTTACCTAATTTAATGAATAGTGGAGGCTTTCCTACAGGAGCAATATATGGTTTTCTAAATATGTTTAATAAAATTATTAATAATAATTTACATAATTATATTATTATTATTTTTGATTCTGTTGGTAAATCATTTAGAAAAAAAATATTTAATAATTATAAATTAAAACGTATTAGAATGCCAAAAAATTTAATTGTTCAAATAAAACCTTTATATAATATTATAAAATCTATGGGATATCATATAATATCTATGAAAAATATTGAAGCAGATGATATCATTGGTACTGTTGCTATAAAAGCAGTTCAAAATAATTATTTTGTTTCTATTTTTAGTATAGATAAAGATATGGCTCAATTAGTATCTAATGATATTAATTTAATTAATCCTGTTAATAATTTTATTTCAGGTCCTAATGAAATATATAATAAATATGGTGTAATGCCAAATATGATAAGTGATTTATTGGCATTACAAGGAGATCCTATAGACAATATACCTGGTGTAAAAGGTATTGGAAAAAAAATAAGTGCTTATCTTATAAATAATATAGGAAATTTAAAATGTATTTATAAAAATATAAATTTTATAAATAATTTAAATATTAAAAAAGTACAATATATAAAAAAATGTTTATTAAATAATAAAAAATTAGCTTTTCTTTCACATAAATTAACAAAAATTAAAACAAATATTAATATTAATATAGACTTAAATAATTTATATATATATTATAAACCAAATGAAAAACATTTATTACATTTATATAAAAAATATGAATTTCAAAAATTAATTAATAATATTAAAAATAAAAATATTAATTTTATTTAATATTTAAAAATATTTAATTATTAATTAAAAAATTAATTGATTTTTTTATATTCCGTAAATTTTCTTTTTTTAATGCTGAACAAGTTACAATTTTTATTTTCATATCAAATTTATTTAGTAAATCTAGATTTACTAAAATTTTTTTTATTTCATATATTTTTTTTTTAATTAAAATATTAGATAATTTATCAGACTTATTTAAAATAATTAAAATTGATTTTTTTTTATTAATAAATATTTGTAATAGAATTAAATCTATTTTTCTAAATAAAAAACGTA
Proteins encoded in this region:
- a CDS encoding DsbA family protein produces the protein MNIKKYILFCGSLFLLIFSNVCLSATKYIQDVHYELIKKSPKIIHYPKTPITEFFSFLCPHCYDFYNMTQTKNLLVKNFLKNLQIKKYHIDSMGDTKLAKLATYNWSIAIALNVENKVIIAIFEGIQKSHKIYNYSTMKKIFIKAANIDKNIYDAAWNSFIVKALNAKQIELANAWNVTSIPFIVVNNKYHIILDSLNFTSTNIFLNDYINLIKVLLKKEN
- a CDS encoding 5'-3' exonuclease, whose amino-acid sequence is MKKKLILIDGSFYLYRAYYALPNLMNSGGFPTGAIYGFLNMFNKIINNNLHNYIIIIFDSVGKSFRKKIFNNYKLKRIRMPKNLIVQIKPLYNIIKSMGYHIISMKNIEADDIIGTVAIKAVQNNYFVSIFSIDKDMAQLVSNDINLINPVNNFISGPNEIYNKYGVMPNMISDLLALQGDPIDNIPGVKGIGKKISAYLINNIGNLKCIYKNINFINNLNIKKVQYIKKCLLNNKKLAFLSHKLTKIKTNININIDLNNLYIYYKPNEKHLLHLYKKYEFQKLINNIKNKNINFI